The following are encoded together in the Drosophila biarmipes strain raj3 chromosome 3L, RU_DBia_V1.1, whole genome shotgun sequence genome:
- the LOC108028611 gene encoding leucine-rich repeat-containing G-protein coupled receptor 6, with amino-acid sequence MTSLVYTVFHLATLQCSVRPEISPCTCETGKAWNHVELSCEKLESFDAVVNSLANKLNPDTQIDLKITHSHLEDLEMKSFTDMNFNLYKLRMNWNGLKSLPEVPFRGLSNVTFLSIGDNELDEIPKHALSHMPNLLTLDIGRCNLRAVQQEDFRGIQKVTHLILVSNYIQRLDKGSFPKSLLILHLGRNQLESLNGSLHDLDNLQSLFINANNISSLEGELPDSSQLRLLMAHNNRLERLPANMEGMHSLETVHIHYNQLRSFDRVFRHAVNLSEVVAENNELEYLSQDEFASCANVESLLMASNHIKSLNSSLLPILKLKAANFSFNDIEEFSMAELHGLRSLKTLQLSSNRIQRLLPDPQGVQDLVLVNLDLDNNRIDALNGALAGLGNLRILNLAGNRLEHLQVGDFDGMIRLDILDLTGNQLAELTPLEMTVLPSLKILKVAYNNITKLEQDFKGLPVLCQANLTNNQISTISSELVTNTRCKNHNVPGKLEIHLDDNPIMCDVRLNELCRLMAVQEARIRGRSQCFENDQEVCTVLPMLYKVDLPVLVHSLKLGGREDAKPVMQMLVPIEANNKVVPSIITLRNLVINGTTLVNPVIAPLPTPLLLTTSTTTQSPPLPLPVVEKNESPANPGTTSSTEETTTSTSTTSTTETSSQVAPAEEVITTTAPTTTTTSTTTPKPNETLPVIVELQEANVPATPLNQTDVSVAQEEAAPQAPPTVQDPLQQELERESVLERDLDHEAVAKTEYETVEYIPNLVQPPVDALTPPPSKANALEEDSESVHSNSVHAEYPHAAQSLQIPEEPPEE; translated from the exons ATGACTTCCCTCGTGTACACCGTCTTCCACCTGGCCACGCTGCAGTGCTCCGTGCGGCCGGAGATCTCGCCCTGCACCTGCGAAACGGGCAAGGCCTGGAACCATGTGGAGCTCTCCTGCGAGAAGCTCGAGTCCTTCGACGCCGTCGTCAACAGCCTGGCCAATAAGCTCAACCCGGACACCCAGATCGACCTGAAGATCACGCACTCACACCTCGAGGACCTGGAAATGAAATCGTTTACGGATATGAACTTCAACCTCTACAAGCTGCGGATGAACTGGAACGGCCTAAA ATCGCTGCCCGAGGTGCCGTTCCGCGGGTTATCGAACGTCACCTTCCTAAGCATCGGCGACAATGAACTCGACGAGATCCCGAAGCATGCCTTGAGCCACATGCCGAACCTCTTGACGCTGGACATCGGGCGGTGCAACCTGCGGGCGGTGCAGCAGGAGGACTTCAGGGGCATCCAGAAGGTGACGCACCTGATCCTGGTGAGCAACTACATCCAGCGCCTGGACAAGGGCTCCTTCCCCAAGAGTCTGTTGATCCTGCATTTGGGCAGAAATCAGCTGGAGTCGCTCAACGGTTCGCTGCACGACCTGGACAACCTGCAGTCGCTGTTCATCAATGCGAACAACATCAGCTCGTTGGAGGGGGAGCTGCCGGACAGCAGCCAGTTGCGCCTGCTGATGGCCCACAACAACCGGCTGGAGCGGCTGCCCGCCAACATGGAGGGAATGCACAGCCTGGAGACGGTGCACATACACTACAACCAGCTGAGGTCCTTCGACCGCGTCTTCCGCCACGCCGTCAATCTCTCCGAGGTCGTCGCCGAGAACAATGAGCTGGAGTACCTTTCGCAGGACGAGTTCGCCAGCTGCGCCAACGTGGAGAGCCTGCTGATGGCCAGCAACCACATCAAATCGTTGAACTCGTCTCTGCTGCCGATCCTCAAGCTGAAGGCGGCGAACTTCTCCTTCAACGACATCGAAGAGTTCTCGATGGCGGAACTGCATGGCCTGCGCTCGCTCAAGACCCTCCAGCTGTCCAGCAATCGCATCCAGCGGCTGCTGCCCGATCCCCAGGGAGTGCAGGACCTGGTCCTCGTCAATCTGGACCTGGATAACAACAGAATCGATGCCCTGAATGGAGCTCTGGCCGGCCTGGGCAATCTGCGCATACTCAATCTGGCCGGAAATCGGTTGGAGCACCTCCAGGTGGGCGACTTCGATGGCATGATCCGCTTGGACATCCTCGACCTCACTGGCAATCAACTGGCGGAGCTCACGCCCTTGGAAATG ACCGTGCTGCCCAGCCTGAAGATCCTGAAGGTGGCGTACAACAACATTACCAAGCTGGAGCAGGACTTCAAGGGGCTGCCCGTGCTGTGCCAGGCCAACTTGACCAACAACCAGATCTCGACCATATCCAGTGAGCTCGTCACCAACACGCGCTGCAAGAACCACAATGTGCCCGGAAAACTGGAGATACATCTAGATG ACAATCCCATAATGTGTGATGTGCGCCTGAACGAGCTGTGTCGCCTGATGGCGGTCCAGGAGGCCCGCATCCGCGGCAGGTCCCAGTGCTTCGAGAACGACCAAGAGGTGTGCACGGTGCTGCCCATGCTGTACAAGGTGGACCTGCCCGTGCTGGTGCACAGCCTGAAGCTGGGTGGCCGCGAGGACGCCAAGCCGGTGATGCAGATGCTGGTGCCCATCGAGGCGAACAATAAGGTAGTGCCGTCGATCATTACGCTGCGAAATCTGGTGATCAATGGCACCACTCTGGTCAATCCGGTGATTGCCCCCCTGCCTACCCCTCTGCTGCtgaccaccagcaccaccacgcAGTCACCGCCTCTGCCACTTCCGGTGGTGGAGAAGAACGAGTCCCCAGCGAATCCCGGCACCACGAGCAGCACAGAGGAGACCACCACAAGCACAAGCACCACGTCTACCACAGAGACCAGTAGCCAGGTGGCCCCAGCCGAGGAGGTGATAACCACCACTGCACCCACCACCACGACCACCAGCACCACGACGCCGAAACCCAACGAAACGCTGCCCGTGATTGTGGAGCTGCAGGAGGCCAATGTACCAGCCACTCCACTCAACCAAACGGATGTCAGTGTGGCCCAGGAGGAGgcagctccccaggctccgCCGACGGTTCAGGATCCCCtgcagcaggagctggagaGGGAGAGCGTTCTGGAGCGGGACCTGGACCACGAGGCGGTGGCCAAGACCGAGTACGAGACGGTGGAGTACATCCCCAATCTGGTGCAGCCGCCGGTGGATGCACTGACACCGCCGCCCAGCAAGGCGAATGCCCTGGAGGAGGACTCCGAGTCCGTGCACTCCAACTCCGTGCACGCGGAGTATCCGCACGCGGCGCAGAGCCTGCAGATACCGGAGGAGCCGCCGGAGGAGTGA